The Psychrobacter arenosus region CCGCACGCAACCCTCGCTACAGTCTGATATTGCTGATACCTTAACTATTGGGCAAGAAGTTACCATAGTGTCCAAAAGCAAGCAGGTGTTCAAAAGTGGCAATCGGGCCGCGAACTGGTACCAAGTACGCTATAGCCAAGCGGGTAAAGAGCGTGTGGGCTATGTTTGGGGGGCGAACTTTAGCATTGGTTATCAAAAGCTAAGAGGCTATGAGTTTTTATTGGGCGTTGCCCCTGCCAAAGAAGATGGCGAGGTCACAATGGTTGTCAATGTCGTCAAAGAGGGAAAACTTAAACAGCAGGTTCACTTCGAGACCACCCAAGAAAGTCTCAGCTCTGTGCGTTTGCAGTGGCTGTCCAACAAAGGCTTAACAGGGATAAAAAACATTCTATTTGCTGAAGTCTCCGGAGAGGCTTGCGGCGTCCCTACGATGCAGCAATATATGCTATGGGATGGTGAGAAGTTAATAGCTATGCCTACGCTTATGACGGTGGGCGATGCTGGTATTTATTATCATACTGAAGATTATATCTTTCCTACGGACAAACAAGGCAAGCCCAATCAAATCACTATGATGTTAGAAGAAGGCGAAGAGGATGGCGTTGAAGGCAGCGGTAATATAAAAATTACTCAAAAGGAAAAAACCGTCTATCTTTGGAAAAATGGTAAGGTGATTAAACAATAAGCGCTTGTGCACAGGATAAAAAACCGTTTATAAACCTAATTTTTATGCCATAAGAATATAAATAATCTTCAATAATTCAAATAGTTGATTTATTTAAGATGGGCATAGTACTGACTTTATGATTCTGCTACACTTCCTGAACAACTATAAACATTAGCCGATAAATTATTTTGAGCGTATTACTTTATTTATAAAGAGGCAGCAATGAAAGGCAAGGTTTTAAATTATTCTGAGCAAAATGGCCAAGGAACTGTGGTCGCAGAAGACAATAATACTTATATATTTTCGACCTATAACTGGCTTGAGCAAGCCCAGCCTATGGTAGGAGATGAAGTCAAATTAGATATCGATCATACCGGCAGTGTCGTCGGTGTCTCCTACGGCCTACTGCGCAAAAATTACGCTGCGACTGTGCCACAAGATAACCCTATGCCCGTGATAGATCATGGGGCTATGGGCGCCAATAATATGCCCGCAGAATGGGCTATTGAAGAAAATTACACCATTGTAGACTGGTTTAAAAAGTGCCTGAGGAAGTATGCCACTTTTCAGGGTCGTGCCCGCCGCAAAGAATATTGGTATTGTAATTTGATGGTCATTATCATCTATATTGTGGCTGCTATCATTGACGGTATTTTAGGCACAGACGGGGTCATTGCGAGCCTAGCTATTTTAGCGTTATTTATCCCCTTGCTGTCTGTCATGGTCAGAAGGCTACATGATATTAATAAATCAGGGTGGTGGTATTGGATATCCATCATTCCATTAATTGGTGGTATTTTATTACTGGTATGGATGTGTACGGATACCAACCCGAATACTAACCAGTATGGTCCGCCTGCTCGCAACGTAAATTTATAGACGCATCTATATTTATCATCTTTATAGCTATTTTTATAATAGAAAAGCAAAAGCCCAATCTAGCATTGGGCTTTTTATTGTCTTTAACTATATGAATATG contains the following coding sequences:
- a CDS encoding SH3 domain-containing protein, with product MIIKPLLAAALLGLVYSPIALAKPTAAQQSPVATQRAIVTIEEPTYANYVFEVENKSVQRMLNDQVNVRTQPSLQSDIADTLTIGQEVTIVSKSKQVFKSGNRAANWYQVRYSQAGKERVGYVWGANFSIGYQKLRGYEFLLGVAPAKEDGEVTMVVNVVKEGKLKQQVHFETTQESLSSVRLQWLSNKGLTGIKNILFAEVSGEACGVPTMQQYMLWDGEKLIAMPTLMTVGDAGIYYHTEDYIFPTDKQGKPNQITMMLEEGEEDGVEGSGNIKITQKEKTVYLWKNGKVIKQ
- a CDS encoding DUF805 domain-containing protein → MKGKVLNYSEQNGQGTVVAEDNNTYIFSTYNWLEQAQPMVGDEVKLDIDHTGSVVGVSYGLLRKNYAATVPQDNPMPVIDHGAMGANNMPAEWAIEENYTIVDWFKKCLRKYATFQGRARRKEYWYCNLMVIIIYIVAAIIDGILGTDGVIASLAILALFIPLLSVMVRRLHDINKSGWWYWISIIPLIGGILLLVWMCTDTNPNTNQYGPPARNVNL